TAGAATTGGATTACCCGCAACACTTCTGTTAACGAAATTTTCCAATCCCGATTCTGGTCGGCACTGTGGTAAGCACTCTGTTGAACGGTCAGATTTCCATTGATTACAGAAACAGGAACCGAAGTGCCTGTAGGACTGGATAATATTGCACGACTTAATGAAATATCATAAATCCCTGCGGGAGCAGAAGCACATACCTGTAAGGTAATCTGGGCAACGCTCCCGCTGGGAATAATATTCTGGTTCAATCCTGCAATGATGACACGAACTTGTCCAGGAGTTACGATATTATATTGCACCTGCTTTTGAGCAGAAACGGATGATGAACCTGCTGTTACAGTTATTATTTCACAGACATAAGGATTGTAGAGAACATCAAATTGGATAGCACTTACAGACTCATTACTGGATACTGAAAGCATTGTATTCAATATTGTTTGAGTTCCACTTTCCACATATCCTGTTTCAATAGATAATCCCGCTGGATATGCGGAAGAAAAACTCAAAATGTATCCTGACATAAGTGCCCTCACAATAATCCTGATGCCTCTGTAACTATCCTGTATTTGCATGAGTTACTCTTTGCTCTGATTTTCTGCGTAGTCCAGTATTCCGTTTCCATTTGCGTCAATGTCCTGTTCATTGGGGATACCATCGCCATCCGAATCCTGTTCGGTTCGGTTATCGGGGTCTAAATAATTGGGGATACCATCCCCATCGTTGTCTTCGATAAAATCAGGG
This Candidatus Hydrogenedens sp. DNA region includes the following protein-coding sequences:
- a CDS encoding cohesin domain-containing protein codes for the protein MSGYILSFSSAYPAGLSIETGYVESGTQTILNTMLSVSSNESVSAIQFDVLYNPYVCEIITVTAGSSSVSAQKQVQYNIVTPGQVRVIIAGLNQNIIPSGSVAQITLQVCASAPAGIYDISLSRAILSSPTGTSVPVSVINGNLTVQQSAYHSADQNRDWKISLTEVLRVIQFYNSGGYYCSCNTEDGYSVTGENRTCSPHNSDYYGSPDWKIQLYEILRLIQIYNYGSYHPSSGTEDGFALGST